The window TTCAATGCTTTATCTGACGATCAGAAAAAAGAAATCTATGATCTTTATGATAAAGTGAATGTTGCTAAAATTAGATTATTAGATAAATATGTTGAATTTGGATTAATGTCAGAAGATGAAGCTAAAGACATCCAACAACGTATGTCTCAAATGGCTGAAAAAATTCGTAATGAACAACAATTCATTGGATTTAAAGCACCTCATACTAAAAAAGCAAAAAATGAAGTGTCATCTAATCAACCACAATCATAAGCAAAGTCAAATAACGAAAAACCTCAACTTAGTTGAGGTTTTTTTATTAGGTGTATGAATCACCATCGCAAAAACTAAAAAACTGCATATGATAAAGTAAGAAGTTTAAATAAATTTTAGACAGAGAGACGGTGTTAGCTTAACGATTACTAGATAGCTAACCTCTGAAGAGTAAAAGATTTAGATGCATGAAGTCGGTATTAGTTTTTATCAAATGACTTCTATACAAAATAGTTATTTGTCTATATTTACAAATAAAAAAGAGATGGGATGATTCGATTGAAAGATAGTAAGTCTTCTACATTAACATCAAAACCACAAACATTCTCTTCAACTATTCATCATACGTATAAATTGAAACTGACAGATCAAGAACAGAAAACAAAAATCTATTTTGCTCGTTTAAGAGGCTATCGTGACCGATCATAATCTGTTGCGATAGCTTTTTTGGATAAAATAAAAATACATAATTAAAAAATTAGACAAAACTCTAAATAATAGATTTATAAAAAAATACAACGAATGTTGATTCATAAAGTAATATAAATATGAATTAAACTATGAGAAATTAGTATTGTTGTGATTTACTTCACAATGTTAGTTGGACTATTTTAACGTTAATAAGTCAAAATAAGCTTTTTATTGTTGAAAAAGATTTCTTTTTTTAGATGAAGGGACATAGACTGTAGTAATGTCTGCCTAAGGAGGGGGATTCGTGTTTTTAAATCGACAACTATGGGCAATTTATCACATGGCATTAAAACGTGAGAATATACGAATGTTACTTCTTGATCAAGATGATTTTAAAGCATCCGAATTGAACTACAAATTCATCGTCATGAGTACTAATCCGATGATGTTTTTGAAAAATCTAGATTGGATGGAAGAAATCGATGAAGTTGAGCATGTGGAAAGAGAACATTCATTTTATCAAAATAGCAAGATCTTTTTTAATTCGTGTGTCATTTTTAAAACAGGGTGGAGCTGTCAATTTACTTTTATTGAAAAAAATGAACAAACCATTTTTTTAAAACAATCTAATCGACTCGTTTTTATTGATCGTGATCAACTCGTGAAATCTGAGCAAATTCGATTTGAGGCGCTAAAAAATGATCAATGGCACGATCTACCAGAAGAAACGGAACTAGAGGAAATGATGATTGATTTTTACGAGCTTGTTCTTCGCCTTTGTCATTTGCATAAGAAATCGCTAAAAGATAACTCCCTTTTAAAACAAAATGAATTATTAGTCCGTCCCATAATTTATTTACTTCAGTGGCTTAACTTTTTAGGTGAGTGTTTTTCAGAGGATCAATTTAAACAAATTGATGAGTTAATTAATCTTCCGATTAAAAGAGGTGAAGAGATATCGATTGAGGCGATTTTATTGCACCTTAAAGCTATGGATGAGCTAGTGTTACGTTATTTAGTTTGTATGAATTATCAATTAGTCAGTGGAAAATTAAACCTCCTTAAAGATTATATTGATTACCTTATCAATCAGGAAATAAATGTTGCTAAAAGTAATAATTTAGAGATATTTAGGGCAAATTAACAGAGATTTATTAATTTTACGTAAGTAATGAAAGGCAATTCAAAGTTAAAAACAGCATTAAATGCTTGGTTAAAGATTAAAGGCGCCTGTGATAAGGCTTGAAGTGCCTAGTTTTTCGACAGCGGTCGATAAAATAAGTGAAGAATTGTTGTACATGAAAAGTAGAGGATAACCGATATTTATAAAAGCGAAACAACACTCATTCCTTAGTTAAGAAATTTATGGTAAAATATAGAGATGAGTGAAAATAGGAGTGTGAGTAGCGTGAATTTAAACCCGAGTATGATTAAAGATCGTGCAGCTAATCCTGCTGTTTTTTCGCGTGCTCAGTCATTTTATAATAGTGGGGGAAAAATTCAGTATTATATCACTTATGATTCTGTTGACTTTTATCAGATCTTTGGGGAAGTGACTGAGGATGAGGAGAGACATCAAGTTCTTATTAATTTAGATGAGAAGAGTCAGTTTATTCATCATCAATGTGATTGTGGAACGTTTACTGCTAAATTTGGCTCATGTAAACATGTCATTGCCACTTTATTGAAGGTGTATGATGATCAAATTCATAATAAATTAGTCATTCATTCAAGTGCCGACGAAGAAGAGGGACTAATTGATGAGCTATTGTCTGCTTATGAGGCAAATTTAACAACTGATTTTAATTATGAGATGTATACAAAAGATGTGGTGCTTTATCCGAAACTAGTCGTCAAATCGCTCGATGAAATTCATCTTGAAGTTTCAATCGGGCATCAACGTCCTTATGTTGTTCGAGATATTTATAAGTTAGCAAGTGATATTTGGAATGAAAATGTAGTGAGTTATGGGAAAGAACTCCAATTTAAACATTCGATTCAACATTTTGATGAACAATCACGTCCATTAGCTCAGTTTATTTGTGAAATCGTTAAAGAATATGATATTTATGCGAAGCAACTTCCAACGTTAGGTCCTATCAAATCGACTCGATCAATTATTTTAACACCAGCTTGGTTAGATAAGTTTTATGATCTTTATAAGCGTGAAACCATTTCATGTGAGTTAGAGGGCTTAATGAGTGAACACGCCATTCTTTATCCTTATGAGCCAAAGCTTGAATTTCGATTAACGCAACAAAAAAATGACTATTATTTCTCACATAATATGGGACCTTTTAAACTAGTGGATGGACAAAAATATACGTATATTATTTGTGAACGAGAAGCTTATCGCTGCGGCGCATCGTTTATAAAACCACTTTTACCTATTTTAAAAACAATGATTCAGTCTCCTCATTTTGAATTAAAACTAAATGAAGCAGAAATGGGCAAATTTTTATCGTTAGTCATGCCTAAAATTAAATCTTATGTCCGAGATGTTTCCTTAGATGCTTTATATGAAAAATTTAAAGTGTATCCGTTAACGATTAAATTTTATTTAGATTCATTAAAACGCGGGAATATTGGTTTAAAGATTCAATTTTGTTATGGTGACACGGTGATTGAAGCGAATGATCCTCATTCATTTGAACAAAATACAACGATTTTAAGAGATGCTAATAAAGAAGCTAAGACACTCGCAATGATTGAACAATATCTTTTTGAAAAATCAAAAGATGGAAGCTATGTTTTATCAGATGAAGATGGCATTTATTCCTTTATTCATGAGGGCGTTCATGAGTTAAAACAGTTAGGTGATGTTTATGCATCCGATACGTTTAAAGCGATTAAGATTAAAGAACCACAGTCTTTTTCAGTGGGAATTCATTTGAAAAATGATTGGTTAAGTGTTAACTTTGAAGATTTAGAGTTTGGTGCCTCTGAGTACAAAAAGATTTTGGCATCGTATCGTCAAAATAAAAAGTATTTCCGTTTAAAAGATGGTTCCTTCCTTCATTTAAAAAATCAATATGTGGACACGTTAGCATCCTTTGTTGATGATTTAAATTTAAATGATTCAGATCTTGATGAAGATGAAATCTTAATTCCTAAGTATCGGGCATTGTATCTTGATCAACTAACAACTATGAGTCAATCTCTTGATGTGAAGCGTGGGGATTCCTTTAATGAGATGATTGATGAATTTAAACACGTAGATGAGGCTGATTACAACGTGCCAAATGAGCTTGAATCCATCTTACGTGATTATCAAAAAACGGGATATCGTTGGTTAAAAACATTGGCTAAGTACCAAATGGGAGGTATTTTAGCTGATGATATGGGGCTTGGGAAAACGATACAGGTAATCTCGGTTTTATTATCAGAAAAAGAACAGACCAAAAAACCTTCTTTAATTGTTGCTCCAAGTTCGCTAGTTTATAACTGGGAAAGTGAAATTCATAAATTTGCCCCAAGCTTAAAGACACAAATTATTCAAGGTGATCCTGCCACAAGAAAACAATTAATTGCTAAAAGCGATCATCACGATATTTTAATTACCTCGTATGATTTAATTAGACGAGACATTGAAAGCTATCAAACGCAGCGTTTTAGATATTGTATTCTTGATGAGGCACACTACATTAAAAATCATACGACGTTAAATGCAAAAGCCGCCAAAAAGATTAACAGTGAAGTTCGCTTTGCCTTAACGGGAACGCCGATTGAAAATTCGTTATCGGATTTATGGTCCATTTTTGATTTTATTTTACCGGGTTATTTTGGCACTTACAGTCAATTTAAAAAGAAATATGAAGCGCCTGTCATGAGACAAGAAAACTTAAACTTATTAAGTCGTATTCATCAACAAGTGGCACCGTTTATTTTACGTCGTCTGAAAAAAGAAGTTTTAAAAGAGTTACCAGAAAAAATCGAAACTAATATGTACTGTGAGATGGATAAAACACAGCGAGATTTATATCACGCGATGGTTTATGCAATGAAAGAGGAAATGAATCAAGAAATTCAAGTTCAGGGCATTGAACGTAGTCGAATTAAAATTTTAGCGCTTTTAATGCGATTACGTCAAATTTGTTGCGACCCATCTTTATATTTAGAAAATTATCAAGGAGAAAGTGCAAAATTAAAACTTTGTTTAGAACTTGTGGATGAATGTATTTCATCGGGTCATAAAGTTTTAATCTTCTCTCAATTTACGTCGATGCTTGATATTTTATCTAAAGAATTTAAAGCGAAACAAATTGAACATCTGATCTTAACGGGTTCAACGAAAAGTAGTGACAGACTCAAATTAACGGAACAATTTAACGCCGATCAAACACCAGTCTTTTTAATTTCATTAAAAGCGGGTGGAACAGGATTAAACTTAACAGGTGCAGACGTTGTCATTCACTATGATCCATGGTGGAACATGAGTGTCCAAAACCAAGCAACCGATCGAGCTCACCGTTTAGGACAAGAAAAAACGGTTCAAGTCTTTAAGTTATTCGTTAAAAACACGATTGAAGAAAAAATTGAGCGTCTGCAACAGCGAAAACGTGATTTAACGGAAGCCATCGTTCAAGAAGGCGAGACATTTATTAATCAATTAAGTAGTGAAGAATTGACGGCACTTTTTGAAAGTGATGATGATTTTTAATTGACAAAGTGAGAGGCTTTGCATAAAATGAAAATAAATAATAAACCTTAGATTGAGAAGTAGTAGTTTAAATCGCATTTTATAGAGAGTCGATGGTTGGTGCAAATCGATAAATGTCTTAAATGAATGGGCTCATGAGTGGAACCTGAATAAAAAGAGTAGGGAACCCGGTTAACTTACGTTACGAGTTTGAAGTGAAATAGCAGGTGCTATTTTATTGAGGTGGTACCGCGGTTTAACAATCGTCCTCTATCGATTTAGATAGGGGGCGATTTTTTTATTTGGATTTCTATTAAAGGATGATGACAATAACTAAAGGAGTGTTTATTATGGCAAGAATTTTATCTGCAATTCAACCATCAGGAACGTTAACGATTGGAAATTATTTAGGAGCCTTAAAAAATTTCGTTAAATTACAAGATGAGCATGAATGTTTATTTTTCATTGTGGATCAACATGCAATTACCGTTCCACAAGATCGCTTAGAATTACGTAAAAAAATTAAAGAATTAACGGCTCTTTATTTGGCCTGTGGTTTAGATCCAGAAAAAGCGACCATCTTTGTTCAATCAGAAGTACCAGGACATACACAATTAGCATGGATGTTAACGTGTAATACATCAATGGGTGAATTAGAGCGTATGACACAGTTTAAAGATAAATCTCAAAAGTTAGCTTCTAAAGGTCAGGGCATTGGGGTAGGATTATTTATGTATCCTGTTTTAATGGCAGCAGATATTTTATTATATGATGTTGATTTTGTTCCAGTGGGTGATGACCAAAAACAACACTTAGAATTAACGCGTGATTTAGCGGAGCGCTTTAATAACCGTTTTGGAGAAACGTTTAAAATTCCTGAACCGTTAATCGCCAAAACAGGAGCACGCATTATGTCATTACAAGAACCAACGAAGAAAATGAGTAAGTCAGATGATAATCCACGTAACTTTATCTTAATGACAGATGAACCAAACGTCATTCGTAAAAAAATTAAATCAGCCGTGACGGATTCAGATGGTGTGATTGCGTTTGATCGTGAAAATAAACCAGGATTATCAAATTTATTAGAAATCTATTCAACAATGACAGGTGAGTCAATTGATTCGATTGTCGCGCGTTATGAAGGTTGCGGTTACGGACAGTTTAAATCTGATTTAGCAGAAGTTGTTGTTCGTGAATTAGAACCAATTCAAGCACGTATGAAAGAATTATTAAATTCTTCGTTAATTGATGAAGTACTTGATCGCGGAGCGGAACAGGCGAATCGAATGGCATTTAAAAAAGTTAAAAAAGTCGAACATAAGATGGGATTAGGTCGTAAAAAATAATTTTTTAAAAGACTAGCTTTTTAAGCTAGTCTTTTTCATGGGATGAAATCAATTAAAGAGGGCGTTTCTTATCAGATCCTTCTGTCGAACGACTGGAGTTTAGTTCTATTATTGAACGATACTGTGGAAGCAATTGACAATGAACAGCAATTTCAAATAAAATGAGATTAACTTAAACAAGTAACACGTTAGATGGGGGCTAAGTATGGGGAAAGTTTTGGTTTTTTTATTTGATGGAATGACCGATTATGAAATTACATTCATTTGTCATGTGTTAAATACAGATGCAGGAAAAGATATTATTACGGTTGCTTATGAAGATCGTGTCGTCAAAGCACAGTCAGGTTTTTCTTTTGAACCAGATTGCACGATTTCTGAAGTGGTCGATTTACAAGCAGATGGTTTAATTCTTTGCGGAGGGCGATCAGTCGACATTAAACCATCATTAATGAAATTGATTCAACGTTTTAATCAAGAACGAAAGCTATTAGCTGCGATTGGAAGTGCTGGAACGATTATGTTAGCTAAATCAGGTGTTTTAGATGAAGCAACTTATACAACGACGCTAACGGAGTGGTCGACGAAGTATCAGTATGTTTACGGAATTCAAGACCCATTTCCAAGAGATAATTATATTGAAAAACGATTAGTGAGAGATCGTCATATTATTACGGCACAACCGATTGCTTTTTTAGATTTCACATTAGAAATTTGTGCTTGGTTTAAACTATTTCAAAATCATCAAGAAAAACATGCGTTTGCTAAATTAATTAAAGGGGCATAAAAAAAGGTTAACTCTATGATGGAGTTAACCTTTTATATATTGATGGGTCTTAGTTCACCGTGAATAATGAGTTCTTCTTCTTTCACAAATGTTTCAAGTCCTTTAAATGAACTTGGATATAAGTCATCTAGTTCGAAAAGTTTATTTATAAACATGATTTTATGACTTAATCGTGTCGGATTTGTCATGAGAGCTAGTTCTTGCTTCATTTGGTCCAATGAAAAATAAGCCGTTAGTTTTGTTAATAATTGTTTAAGAGATTTAAACGTGTTGTTTTTTTCGATAAGCTCATCTAGCATAAATAATTCAGTCGGTGTTTGATCATTTAATTGGTTTTGCATGTCAATGCTTGAATGAACATCTGCCACAGCTGTAAACTTCGATGATTCATGACAACCAATAATTAAAACACTACTTGCAAACGCTGCGAATAACAGTTGCTGTAATTTCATATTTACCTCCAGTGTTATACTTTAGACGAACGTTATCTAATTTAACATAAGATTTATTTAATGTAAACCATAATAAAATACATTTTGCTCGAATATAGCGTAAAAAAGCGTTTTTTAACTCGTATTTTTTCTAAAATTCAGTCTTATTTTGAGAAAAATATATGGAATTAGGTGATGAGTTTTAAAGCAGATGATTAAATTAACCTTCATTAAGTCCTAAGATTAGCAAAAGAAGCGATACGTTCTATTTTTTGTTATCGTTAGACAAGGCGAATGAGAATTTGATAAGTTAAGACAGCTTTTATGACTCAATTGACATTTAAGAGAAAATATTTTTTAGCGAAAAAACATACGGATCATAAGTGGGGGATTATCTTACGATATAATAAAGCATATTTATGAGGCGAAATGGAGGATATCTATGCTAGACGCACAATTAATCTTACGACTTTGCGCCTTCTTATGTTTTATGACTGGAATCTTTAGCCCAGGCATTGTGATTAAATGGGGACTTTCATCTTCCATCGTAAGAAGACGTACCTTAACCGCTTTTAGTGGTCTCATTGTTCTTTTTATCTTAGTAAATCAGCCTGATATGTCCGAACCTAAGGCCTACTTAGAAAATGAAACGGCGGAGTCAAAACAAGTCTTTCTCTTTTCATCACTTGAAGATGAAGAGGAAATGAAAGTATATAAAGTCGCAGATACTGGCTACACACAGCATTTATCAATTGAAGTAATTGATGAACAAACAACTAAAGGAAATGACGTTTATCAAGCACCAGAGGGCTATCAATTCGTTCAAGTCACCTATCAGATCACGAATCAGTTAGAAGACCCTTACACGTTAGATATGAACGAACTACAACTTCAAACGGAAACATCTGAGATGTTATCGCCTCAGTTAGTTGATGAATCGTCAACCAGATTAATTCTCGATCCTAAAAAAAGTGAAGAACTTTCACTCATTTATTTGCAACCGATTGATGAAGCTTACTTAACGGTGACTTACTTACCGTTACATTATGAAATGGGAAGTGAGGATGAAGAGACCGAGGACCTTGTCGTTAGCAAAATTGGAGAGGTCTTAAAAACAAAACAGGCGATGATTCAAGTTCATGACATGAGTCGCATGACTCAAAAAGAAAAAGTCGGCTATGAGTACATTGAAGTTTCTTTAAGTATTAAAAATCCAACAAATCAATTGATCACTTATTATCCGTTTCACTTTGAGCTAGGATGTAGCCTAAGTCCATCAAATACTAAGCCGATGATTGGTGTAACTGAAGCAAACACGCTAACAATTACAGAACTTGCAGGCGGGGGATTAGTGAGTGGAACGCTTTTATTTGAAGTGCCAAAAGGAGCCAGTGAGCTAACATTGTTTTATAATGAACCGGGCCTATTTACGAAGCAACGGTATCAGATCAATTTAATGGAGACCACACCGCAACCTCTTCCACTTCAGTCTGAGGTAACGCTTGAGGAACATGAACAAAACTTAACACAAGAAAATGGAATGAACCTCGAGATTTTAAATACCGAGTTTACAACAAAGACTCAATATAGTCAGGCTAGTTCACATCGACAGTTTATCTTAGTTGAAGTCAAACTAAGTAATATATCAGCCGACATTAAAGAGTATACGACGTATGATTTTAAATTAATGAATGATCAAGGACGCTTGCTCTTACCGAGCTTGTTTTTAGTGGATAATGAACATGAACTTAAAAACGGAGCCCTTCATCCAAATGAAGAAGTCAGTGGTTATGTTTTGTTTGAAGCCTCTGATTTGCATGATGAATTTACATTAGTTTATTCATCAAATCATTGGGAAACAAGTAACTATCTCATTCATAAAATTTCTGAAAATTAAGAAAAAATGAATTCCGTTTGGAAATTAGTGTATTTTTTGTGTACATATTGTATAATAAAGTTGTTTAAAAAAAGAAAAGGATGAATACATTTTATGTAAATCAGTATCTGATTTCAAACGAAGATGTTATCTCTAAGTAAGTTGAAATGAGATAAATGCGAATCGTTGTAGACGGTGAAATGATTAATCGTCTACAAAACATCTTCTCGTTTTAGAGGGGAAGTTTGAACAATCTTGCTTAACTTGTTTTCATAATTAAATACTTGATAAGCAGTGGACTCATTCACTTCTTAATGAGAATCATATAGTTCATCAGTTAAAAAATGCTTTTCTTTTTAATCAATTAGACTTCTAATGACGAGTGTTAGTTGGGGAAAAACTAACATAAAAAACAACGTGGTAAAGGGGTAGGGAGTATGAATCAAAGGCTTTTTGAAGAACTAATTAAAGAAGAACAACAATCAATTTCGGGATGGAATTTAAGTTATTTGAAGGATAGCGAGCGAATGATGAAATTCCCACTACAATGGAAATTTTCAAATGTTTTAAAACCTTATTTAAATGAGTGTGGTCGTCTATTACAGATGGGAACGAAAGATAAAGAGATGTTAGTCTCTGTTTCATCTTGTCAAAAACAAACAAGAGTCACGATGAGTGATGAAGCGGATGCAACAGTTGGAGATGAATTAAAGTCACTTGGAGTTGAAGTCATTCCTGTTTTAACGAATGATTTGTTACCGTTTGAAGATGAGGCATTTGATTTAATCATCAACAAACATGAATCATTTGACGCGAGTGAAATTGAGCGTTTACTTCATGAAAATGGCTACTTTATTACAGAACAAGTCGGGGGACTGAATGATTGTGAGTTAAATTTATGGTTAAATGTAGAGACGTCAGAGTCTTTAAATAAAAATTTCCGTTCGACAATTAATTCCCTAAGAGACGCTGGATTAACCATTGTTGAAGAGAAAGAAGATATTTCTCGAACACGTTTTTATGACCTTGGGGCTATTGTTTATTACTTAAAATCGAAGCGTTCACCCATCCGTGACTTCTCAGTGGAAAAATATTTTGATCGCCTTCAAGTCATGAAGGGAATTATTGATCAACAAGGATATATTGATTTAACAAAGCATCGATTTTTAATGATTGTAAAAAAAGTTAAGCACGACTAGTGGCTTAACTTTTTTTGATGAAAAGATCTTGGTCAGACCATTTATCAAAATTAATTAATTCCTGTTAGTTCTTATCACAAATTTTCAAGATTAGAATAAATTGTAGTTAGAGGACTACGAAACAGGAGGGATAATCAACATGGAATGGTTTGCTAGTCTTTCCCCAGTCATTCAAGCCTTATGTGCGACGATTTTTACTTGGGGAGTTACAGCTCTTGGAGCTGCTACAGTTCTCTTCTTCAAAAACATAAACAAACGATTACTAGATGGAATGCTTGGTTTTGGTGCAGGGGTGATGATTGCCGCAAGTTTTTGGTCATTATTAAATCCAGCACTTGAACTTTCTGAACAACTAGGTTCTGAAATTGTCTGGCTTAGTCCGGCGATTGGTTTCTTAATAGGTGGTTTATTTGTCGTCTTATCCGAAAGGTTAATGGATAGATTTTACTTCAATCAATGGCGAGATAAAGAGTGTAAAAACTCGTTAAAACGAAGTTTATTGCTTGTCTCAGCAGTTACCATTCACAATATCCCAGAGGGATTAGCTGTTGGGGTTGCTTTTGGTGGAGTCGTTGCTGGTATAGAAGGTGCTTCTTTAGTTTCAGCGATTTTACTTGCGATTGGGATTGGGCTTCAAAACTTCCCTGAAGGTGCTGCGGTTTCACTACCACTTCGCCGAGAAGGTTACAGCCGAATGAGATCATTTCTTTCTGGACAAGCATCAGGTTTAGTTGAACCTATTGCCGGTGTGATTGGAGCTTTCGCTGCGATTAGTGTTCGCGGATTGTTACCCTTTTTACTATCTTTTGCTGCAGGAGCTATGATTTCAGTCGTTGCTTCTGAATTAATTCCTGAAAGTGCACGAGATAATAAAAACTTAGCTGCAATTGGTGTAATCATTGGGTTTATGGTCATGATGATCATGGACGTGGCCTTAGGATAACAAAAAAACTGTACGAATGTCTCGTACAGTTTTTTTGTTTCATGGTTAAATTTGATGAGTCTCTTTAATCATTTAATTTTTTATTCTTGAACAAGTTGTGATTCATAAGATTCACGATCAATCGGTGAAAATCCAACAATTTGATCACAGTGTAATGTCATTTCTTCAAATGTTAAACGGTGTCCATTAGCATAAGTCACAATCGCATCTTTGACACAGATCATGCTACCATCACCGATTAGTTCAACTTCATCTTCTAACGACATATTTTTAATAATTTCATCTTTAGCTGCTGAAATCATTCCACATGTTGTTTCATCTAACACATCACC of the Turicibacter sp. TJ11 genome contains:
- a CDS encoding DUF2680 domain-containing protein — its product is MKKVRLTLSAMLLAATIGLTGQAQEATKEGQMPPALTEEQKDEMAKQMEAEYKAMQEKFNALSDDQKKEIYDLYDKVNVAKIRLLDKYVEFGLMSEDEAKDIQQRMSQMAEKIRNEQQFIGFKAPHTKKAKNEVSSNQPQS
- a CDS encoding SNF2 helicase associated domain-containing protein yields the protein MNLNPSMIKDRAANPAVFSRAQSFYNSGGKIQYYITYDSVDFYQIFGEVTEDEERHQVLINLDEKSQFIHHQCDCGTFTAKFGSCKHVIATLLKVYDDQIHNKLVIHSSADEEEGLIDELLSAYEANLTTDFNYEMYTKDVVLYPKLVVKSLDEIHLEVSIGHQRPYVVRDIYKLASDIWNENVVSYGKELQFKHSIQHFDEQSRPLAQFICEIVKEYDIYAKQLPTLGPIKSTRSIILTPAWLDKFYDLYKRETISCELEGLMSEHAILYPYEPKLEFRLTQQKNDYYFSHNMGPFKLVDGQKYTYIICEREAYRCGASFIKPLLPILKTMIQSPHFELKLNEAEMGKFLSLVMPKIKSYVRDVSLDALYEKFKVYPLTIKFYLDSLKRGNIGLKIQFCYGDTVIEANDPHSFEQNTTILRDANKEAKTLAMIEQYLFEKSKDGSYVLSDEDGIYSFIHEGVHELKQLGDVYASDTFKAIKIKEPQSFSVGIHLKNDWLSVNFEDLEFGASEYKKILASYRQNKKYFRLKDGSFLHLKNQYVDTLASFVDDLNLNDSDLDEDEILIPKYRALYLDQLTTMSQSLDVKRGDSFNEMIDEFKHVDEADYNVPNELESILRDYQKTGYRWLKTLAKYQMGGILADDMGLGKTIQVISVLLSEKEQTKKPSLIVAPSSLVYNWESEIHKFAPSLKTQIIQGDPATRKQLIAKSDHHDILITSYDLIRRDIESYQTQRFRYCILDEAHYIKNHTTLNAKAAKKINSEVRFALTGTPIENSLSDLWSIFDFILPGYFGTYSQFKKKYEAPVMRQENLNLLSRIHQQVAPFILRRLKKEVLKELPEKIETNMYCEMDKTQRDLYHAMVYAMKEEMNQEIQVQGIERSRIKILALLMRLRQICCDPSLYLENYQGESAKLKLCLELVDECISSGHKVLIFSQFTSMLDILSKEFKAKQIEHLILTGSTKSSDRLKLTEQFNADQTPVFLISLKAGGTGLNLTGADVVIHYDPWWNMSVQNQATDRAHRLGQEKTVQVFKLFVKNTIEEKIERLQQRKRDLTEAIVQEGETFINQLSSEELTALFESDDDF
- the trpS gene encoding tryptophan--tRNA ligase, with the translated sequence MARILSAIQPSGTLTIGNYLGALKNFVKLQDEHECLFFIVDQHAITVPQDRLELRKKIKELTALYLACGLDPEKATIFVQSEVPGHTQLAWMLTCNTSMGELERMTQFKDKSQKLASKGQGIGVGLFMYPVLMAADILLYDVDFVPVGDDQKQHLELTRDLAERFNNRFGETFKIPEPLIAKTGARIMSLQEPTKKMSKSDDNPRNFILMTDEPNVIRKKIKSAVTDSDGVIAFDRENKPGLSNLLEIYSTMTGESIDSIVARYEGCGYGQFKSDLAEVVVRELEPIQARMKELLNSSLIDEVLDRGAEQANRMAFKKVKKVEHKMGLGRKK
- a CDS encoding DJ-1/PfpI family protein, whose product is MGKVLVFLFDGMTDYEITFICHVLNTDAGKDIITVAYEDRVVKAQSGFSFEPDCTISEVVDLQADGLILCGGRSVDIKPSLMKLIQRFNQERKLLAAIGSAGTIMLAKSGVLDEATYTTTLTEWSTKYQYVYGIQDPFPRDNYIEKRLVRDRHIITAQPIAFLDFTLEICAWFKLFQNHQEKHAFAKLIKGA
- a CDS encoding DUF4352 domain-containing protein, encoding MLDAQLILRLCAFLCFMTGIFSPGIVIKWGLSSSIVRRRTLTAFSGLIVLFILVNQPDMSEPKAYLENETAESKQVFLFSSLEDEEEMKVYKVADTGYTQHLSIEVIDEQTTKGNDVYQAPEGYQFVQVTYQITNQLEDPYTLDMNELQLQTETSEMLSPQLVDESSTRLILDPKKSEELSLIYLQPIDEAYLTVTYLPLHYEMGSEDEETEDLVVSKIGEVLKTKQAMIQVHDMSRMTQKEKVGYEYIEVSLSIKNPTNQLITYYPFHFELGCSLSPSNTKPMIGVTEANTLTITELAGGGLVSGTLLFEVPKGASELTLFYNEPGLFTKQRYQINLMETTPQPLPLQSEVTLEEHEQNLTQENGMNLEILNTEFTTKTQYSQASSHRQFILVEVKLSNISADIKEYTTYDFKLMNDQGRLLLPSLFLVDNEHELKNGALHPNEEVSGYVLFEASDLHDEFTLVYSSNHWETSNYLIHKISEN
- a CDS encoding class I SAM-dependent methyltransferase, with product MNQRLFEELIKEEQQSISGWNLSYLKDSERMMKFPLQWKFSNVLKPYLNECGRLLQMGTKDKEMLVSVSSCQKQTRVTMSDEADATVGDELKSLGVEVIPVLTNDLLPFEDEAFDLIINKHESFDASEIERLLHENGYFITEQVGGLNDCELNLWLNVETSESLNKNFRSTINSLRDAGLTIVEEKEDISRTRFYDLGAIVYYLKSKRSPIRDFSVEKYFDRLQVMKGIIDQQGYIDLTKHRFLMIVKKVKHD
- a CDS encoding ZIP family metal transporter: MEWFASLSPVIQALCATIFTWGVTALGAATVLFFKNINKRLLDGMLGFGAGVMIAASFWSLLNPALELSEQLGSEIVWLSPAIGFLIGGLFVVLSERLMDRFYFNQWRDKECKNSLKRSLLLVSAVTIHNIPEGLAVGVAFGGVVAGIEGASLVSAILLAIGIGLQNFPEGAAVSLPLRREGYSRMRSFLSGQASGLVEPIAGVIGAFAAISVRGLLPFLLSFAAGAMISVVASELIPESARDNKNLAAIGVIIGFMVMMIMDVALG